The window gatagggatggcagatttgtttcaagattttggcagacattgcaacaagcattggggactcgtctagacatgagtactacttatcatccacaaactgatgggcaaagtgaaaggacgatacagacccttgaagacatgctacgagcttgtgttatcaatttcgaaaactgttgggatcgacacctaccgttagagaattttcctacaacaacagttaccattcgagtattgagatggtactgtttgaagcactgtatggtagaaagtgcaggtctctgatttgttagagtgaagtgggggatagacagattacgggtccggagataattcaagaaactaccgagaagatcatccaaattcaacaacgattgaaaactgcccaaagtcgacaaaagagctatgcgaacattaaaagaaaagatatagaatttgagattggagagatggtcatgcttaaggtttcaccttgaaaaggcggtgttcgatttggtaaacggggaaaactaaatccaaggtacattggaccattcaagattatagatcgtgtcggaccagtagcttaccgacttgacttaacgcaacaactcgccggggtacataatacttttcatgtctcgaatttgaagaaatgttttgctaaagaagatctcaccattccattagacgagattacaattaatgaaaaactaaaattcattgaagaacccgtcaaaataatggatagtgaggttaaaagacttaagcaaaacaagataccaattgttaaggtttaatggaatgctcgtagaggacccgaattcacctgggagcgtgaagatcagatgaagctgaaataccctcacctatttccagaagatgcgtcaacaccttcaacagcttaaaatttcgggacaaaatttatttaacgggtaggtactgtagtgacccaaacttttccatgattatatattaattgaaaactatatttgcatgattaaatgtttccaacatgttaagcaatcaaacttgttaagacttgattatttgaaatgagtttcatgtagacaattgaccacccaagttgaccggtgtttcacgaacgttaaaacttgtaaaaactatatgatgacatatatatgattattttaacaatgagttatatacataaaattgagtttattgaattaagaaactcgaaacgatatatataacgattatcgttataacaacgtcttattaaatacatatgaatcatattaagatattgatacactatgtttaatcatgataaatgataaataaacatgtcattaagtgtattaacaatgaactacatatgtaaaaaacaagactactaacttaatgatttcgaaacgagacatatatgtaatgattatcgttgtaacaacatttaactgtatatatatcatactaagatatattaatatatcataatatcatgataatgtaataatttaacatctctttagatataataaacaatgggttaacaacatttaacaagatcgttaacctaaaggtttcaaaacaacatttacatgtaacgactaacgatgatttaacgactcagttaaaatgtatatacatgtagtgttttaatatttattcatacacttttgaaagacttcaagacacttatcaaaatacttctacttaacaaaaatgcttacaattacatcctcgttcagtttcatcaacaattctactcgtatgaacccgtattcgtactcgtacaatacacaatttttagatgtatgtactattggtatatacactccaatgatcagctcttagcagcccatgtgagtcacctaacacatgtgggaaccatcatttggcaactagcatgaaatatctcataaaattacaaaaacattagtaatcattcatgacttctttacatgtaaataaaattacacatcctttatatctaatccatataccaacgaccaaaaacacctacaaacactttcattcttcaattttcttcatctaattgatctctctcaagttctatcttcaagttctaagtgttcttcataaattctataagttgtagtttcataaaatcaagaatacttccaagtttgctagcttacttccaatcttgtaaagtgatcatccaacctcaagaaatctttcttatttactgtaagatatctttttaatacaaggtaatactcatattcaaactttgattcaatttctataactataacaatcttatttcgagtagaaatcttacttgaacttgttttcgtgtcatgattctgcttcaagaactttcaagccatccaaagatcctttgaagctcaagttattttttcatcatttcaagtaggtttacctactaaacttgaggtagtaatgatattcataacattattcgattcatatatataaaactaccttattagaaggtttaaacttgtaatcactagaacatagtttagttaattctaaacttgttcgcaaacaaaatccttctatattgaattttaaaatcaactaaacacatgttctatatctatatgatattctaacttaatgatttaaaatctgaaaacacgaaaaaacaccgtaaaaccggatatacgccgtcgtagtaacaccgcgggctgttttgggtttgataattaaaaactatgataaactttgatttaaaagttattcttctgggaaaatggtttttcttatgaacatgaaactatatccaaaaatcatggttaaactcaaagtggaagtgtgttttttcaaaatggtcatcatgacgtcgttctttcgactgaaatgaatacctcttacaaaaacgacttgtaacttatatttccgactataaacctatactttttctatttatattcataaaatagagttcaatatgaaaccatatcaattttattcactcaaaacggatttaaaacgaagaagttatgggtaaaacaagattggatatttttttgattgttttagctacgaaaaatattgtaacaattctatacaaatcacctcctagctaacttatattgtattatacatatattctaatatattatgtaatcttgggataccatagacacgtatgcaaaggttttgacatatcatatcgacccatgtatatataatttggaacaaccatagacactctatatgcagtaatgtttgagttagctatacagggttgaggttgattccaaaaatatatatactttgagttgtgatctagcctgagacgtgtatacactgggttgtggattgattcaagataatatatatctatttatttctgtacatctaattgtggacaactagttgtaggttactaacgaggacagctgacttaataaacttaaaacataaacgtattaaaaatgttgtaaatatattttgaacatactttgatatatatgtacatatttgttataggttcgtgaatcgaccagtggccaagtcttacttcccgatgaagtaaaaatctgtgaaagtgagttatagtcccacttttaaaatctaatattttgggatgagaatacatgcagttttataaatgttttacgaaatagacacaagtaaatgaaactacattatatgggtgaatgatcgaagccgaatatgcccctttttgtttggtaacctaagaattagtaaaccgatctactaattgacgcgactcctaaagatagatctattgggcctaacgaaccccatccatggttgcggatgctttagtacttcgatgttgttttatcatgtccgatggatttcttggaatgataggggatattcttatatgcatcttgttaatgtcggttaccaggtgttcaccatatgaatgatttttatctctatgtatgggatgtatattgaaatatgaaatcttgtggtctattattacaatttgataaatatataggttaaacctataactcaccaacatttttgttgacgtttaaagcatgtttattctcaggtgattattaagagcttccgctattgcatgctaatatgtggacaagatttggtgtcagcatgcttgtataatattgtttaaaactgcattcgagatttattttgttgtaacatattaatattgtaaaccaatatgtattggtagtgtgtaagtgtgatatttttagattatcatttttggataatctagatggtgtctttttaaccttgtcgataaaataaaggttatggtttgttttaaaaacgaatgcagtctttgaaaaacgtctcatatagaggtcaaaatctcgcaacgaaatcaattaatatggaacatttataatcgatatgaacgggacatttcatttattatccccaaaaaccatcagtggctctccaaccacactagtaatacgaatagctttctcataacacacgatttcagcacgattcgcagataaccaatctatACCGATAacaacgtcaaaacttcctagaTCAATTGGTAttaaatctacctcaaaatctctaccagccagattaatgttacacttaccgTACACACTCTTAGCAGTAagcaccttaccattagctacctcTACAAGATAAGTTCTgtttaaaggagttaacggtgtttttatttttggactaaatttactTGACACAAAACTTAAATCAGTCCCTAAATTAAATAGTACATAAACCGATAAATCGTTGAccaagaacgtaccagtaacaagttttggatcttccATAGCATCCCTGGAATTAATATTGAACGCCCTTCCACTTGCGTTCTCAGTAGTCTTCTTATTAGGGCATGTATCACGAAAATGCCCAggcttaccacattcataacaaactttCTGAGTACCACCACCTTTTTTtgacttcccattaccattaccaccattattaccactACTTGCAGCAGGAGGAGCAGTATCCGGCATGATCAccttacaatctttagcaatgtgtccctgcttggaacaccttttACAAGTAACCGAACAATAACCATCGTAAGCCTTATAACATCTCGAACACACACGCTGACCACGATTACCCGAACCAGAAGTATTTTGCTTCTTTTGCTGACATTGGTTCTGGTTACGGgagttatcccacttcctttttccATCATCAGACTTTTTACCAACTTCATCACTAGCATATTACGCAGATTTCTTTCCCCTCCTCAGAATCTTATCATTTAGCTTATATGCCATAGAGAtggcagcttcaatagtctggggctcactagactcaatcCCAGTCTCAATCTGCTCAAATAActcatcaatataagcttcaatcttgcAATCCTCATCAGGATAAGCATTTGGACACAACAACTTTAATTCGAAGAACCTTTGATCATAGGCATTGATatcggtgcccttcatctttaagttcttaagTTTAGTCTCTAACTTTTCAAGTTCACCCGAGGATGATAATGGGTGATCATCCTCTCATTAAAGGCGTTCCAAGTCAAGACAAAAGCAGCATCATTACCCAAAATATACACCaaattgttccaccaagttaatgcacCGTCCTTGAGAGTGCAGCTGGCTAAACTGACCTTGTCCTCTTCGCAGACTCGGCTAACCCGAAAGATAGATTCTATTTTCTCAAACCATCGggtaagtccaatgggtccttcggtGCCACTGAACTCCTGTGGGAGACtggccataaaagtcttgtgggagcatcccacctgattgttggcaTTGGCATTAACATTAGCATTAACGTTAACTGCCATAGCAGCTGCTATCCCTTCAGAAATTAAACGTTGCATGCGAGCTTCATTGGACTCACGGGAtgacatgatcttcaaaacagaataacacaaccgttagtactaagaataataccagtgttataaaggaatagatcgaacgcaGAAAGATTAACCATTATAACaatagtcaatgaacactatgagtaataccatgatagttatgatagttataaaaataaccaccacatgcatacatacttatgataaaaatcatacatcatacatagcatctgatgtgtgcgaggtggtgtataaaatagttatatttttacaagaaaatactattaaatacgatacaattttacacaagatatttatttatttatagaatggatatacctaaaccttgctacaacacttataggcagtgtacctaatagtacagtagtgtagtttttagtaaatccggttcgttccacagggatcttttaaacaagcttaacgctatatttttaaaaactatatttgtaaaaatacaaaaatatacaagtaatattataaaaaggggtttttaccgtttaatgaccggtttgtcgatttttaaaactttagttgcagttaaaacctaatgtaaaatattaaaaataaatataacttaatttaaagcgtaaagtaaataacgataatgaaattgcgataaaagtgcgataaaataaaattgcgataattaaagagtacgataattaaaagtgcaattaaataaaataacaataaataaaagtgcgataattaaaagtgcaattaaatatgaaatatataaattatgcttatttaaacttccataatcatgatgtttgacgtgttgatttttagtttattaccatgggttaattgtcctttgtcctggattattcgatatgtccatacggatttgttaacaattacaccaattacccttgaatgtaatccacccctgtttcaacaagtctattaactattaatccagttccgtgtccggtaaaatgaacaattattagtatttatagatatcccgcccaccgtagccagtcaagcgtatgtggttatatataaatacgttaaattataagtctatatattaaattaacgaggtatcgtttagttaatataaaacccattaatagcccatagtctaatttccacaagtgtcgttcttttatccaaactccaattatggtccaaagcccagttacccaattttaatattttagcccaacatcatgattacttcgtcttaaataagcattataataacttagctacgagacattaatttaaaaataacattaaccataacttacagtgattaaaaatagcgtagcgttacacggacagaattttgacttacacccttacaacattcgctaacatacccttattattagaatttaaaattaaaattaaaattataatatatatatatatatatatatatatatatatatatatatatatatatatatatatatatatatatatacgagtgatagatagagagataggatataTCAGTCGACCAGAGcatgcttttataggaatgtggcctggtactattcaccatgcgatcgcatggctttataactgccaggacatgcgatcgcatggcctgcttttccagctcacatgagcttgtttcttctgccgacggtttttaaatataatatataatatataaataattttaagaattatttaaatattatattatatttatgtgcatagttgacttgtaatttttagtccgttgcgtcgagtattgagagttgactttggtcccggttccggattttcgaacgtcctttcgtacaatttaatatcttgtattttgcgtttagcgtcttgtactcttataattttgagacgtttctcatcaataatttgaaccactttgattgtactttatacttttgagctttttggtcgtttgcgtcttcaattcgtcgaatctgtcttttgtcttcaccttttattatttaaacgaatatcacttgtaaatataacaattgcaactaaaatcttgtcttttttgagggataatgctatgaaatatatgttcatttttagcattatcagcatctaacatacatgaactatattaccatataatataacatgccaagagtcacaacaccagaataaaaacatgataatgataaacagatgttataaaagaaataaccatccatacataaattaaatatcccataacaaaatcctcaGCAATACgccgtacatcacccaaaaatgaatgtataaaaggacAATAAGTCTATGAAATAAAGACGTCACTCATGATAACATCATATCACATTTacttggagcgggtgtgataagctgggccggtatgaggctcCTCAGGAGTCTCGTACTTCCTCAACTTACCCTTAACCTCCTCCAACTCTGTCTTGAGACCACGCATCTCGCTCTCAAGAGCCTCAAACTTAGCGTCCACCTCTCGGTTACGCTTTTGGATCTTGATCTCGACCCCATTCTTGAAACTAACGAACGTATCCATAtcagctctaatctcatccatcGTCTCCATATGCAGAAAAACACGCATGCAGTCTCTTAGAGCATCAATGCGCATCTCGGGCGTGTACGCCCTAGTCATAtgagtgatggtagccatgtagtagttaacTGGGTCATTCATGCGAGACTGCCGAGCACGATGATGAGCGACAGACAGGGAAACGGGAGCAGGAACAGAACTGTTGCTTGaagccgacatctgcaaacagtaaaatccACATACCACATACAATAGAGAAACAATATAAGCAATAACTATAAATATTTCTCATATGAACAAAAATGTATAATAATGCTATAACaggaagggtcgggctgtagactagactctaatgcaccctaaagaccaagggttgaccacattatgaccgcctagttccctacaaccaacgctctgataccaactgtgaatggATTACAGTtgaggtagaaacccacccagtgcctttcctgcgaatagggtgaccactgagcgtacctcagatactgattttacagCATGCGTCTCCACCAAACCGGCTAACCTTAGAAAGGGACCGCAAAGGGCAAGAGCCAATGctttgtcacaggtaacactgtgagaaccccttcTACGATTAATCCCCTCAAAAATggaattaaaccagctctgatactaactgtgatagcccgtcaagtacccttaatggctccgtcacttggttccacagcttgatcgaactctaaatgaatttattgaacaacattgcattctttaatcaaaatagtttcccaaaaaggaaatttaccaaaataagtaGTTCTAAACAAACCTAACTTATTAAAATAtctaaagttgaccaaaacaatgtCAACCAACACCCATAGTTTAACAAACCAAAAAGAGAATGCAaagtttaatgtttaacaaaatctgccaaaatgcatgcagactctctaacacagcggaagcccaaataatcaagtaccagtgaaaacatgcgagtaaactgtcaacaaaaatgttgagtgaattataggtttaaataaacgtataaactttagaccacaagatttaaaatgttagaaaacattaaactattattccattaatccatgagtcacctagtaaccacttaagcatttccatacccttaccaaacacaatatacactgaacaggtgtatcttcaaataataacgaagtactaatacatttcgattacaaatttctagcgcgactagctcgaaatgtagctgtcaagccctatagatctatccatatgattcgtgttcaccagtagaaaccagtgactacagttaccagactagggaatatttttgttcaactcataatgaataatttaaatttaattgccacttgtgtctaaacataaaacaaaatgcatgtaatcacatcctaaaaatactttaaatagtatgaaaaacgggactataactcaccttaacgtaaacgaagtaatAACACAGAAACATGAACAGCAAACGATAAAgtaatcaagaatgatcacaatgccgacctataaataaagcaggtcgatataaataactaacttaggtcaagtcttagtatgatagctatagtacttgttgcaagtaaacatagaacaacattcagtatgtttcggtatgatcaggacaacgtAAAAACACGTACTTTctgtttttagaaagtttctatttttagcaggtttccatttctggaaaaattctatttttggaaagtttctattttaggaaagtttctattttaggaaagtttctatatttagaaagtttttaacttaggaaagtttccttaattagaaagtcaacaaaagtcaactaaaagtcaaagtcaactgaaagtcagctcaaaagtcaaccttagtcaaagatagtcaacattaaattttaaagtataagttatagtaataatataagttataatgttatttaaagtcatatatgtataatcatgtcataacataagtttaattaaattaaattaaattaaattaataaagttaacataagtttaaatgatataattaatacaacataggtaattaattaattaattaaatattagtcataacataagtattattaattaataataaatttttaatcatgtcataagtattattagttaataatgaattattaatcatatcataagtatttaattataattattaaaccataagtatttaataattaaattataattaaataataactaagccttacaataattaaataattaattattatttattataagtctaattataataatctcataatataagtttaatatttatcataagtattttttattaataataaaagtattattaatcataagttattaataaatgatataataaatatatatatatatatatcataagtcttaaattaaaatatttacttttatatcataagtaatttaataataatgaaaatcattatttatatcataagttaaattttataaccataagtttaattaaaacgttcgccggatcatatcttgagcctcgggtttcggttttcgacgaattttatatatatcttcatCTAACCAaatcacccgacacattagtgcactcaagaacaccctaaggtcAGTTCATGGTTCGTGAAAATCATCCATGAACTAACTTAGAACATTAATCCATTCAATatcttgttttagtcattccgggtgatccgtggcttggatttcgatgacccgaacatgaatgttcatccaatcataaatcctaacacactagtacaccctaaagacttaaAAAATGGTCACAAATTCGGACCAAAACTGAAAACATTCTTTTTTTTACACTTTAATCTCATGAAaacactaaatcaagcataactTAAGATCCGggactcgaaataacatgaatccaaagtccaaaattattgtattaatgagaggaactcatctaaacactttatttCATAAAAAACATGAGTTAAATGTACTGAAATCATCAAAAAGTCTgatgtcccaattcaatcaaaccgaaaacatacactaatgagcatttctacgcatacaatcatcaatacaacaatatacaagtactatacaatcataataacatcaaaattaGTAAAATTATGTAGAaatgaaaaatctagggttagggtttataccctaatcgagaaccaaatgatatgaacgcgtagaggagaacgagagcaaTCCTATTATGTTGAAAGCTCTATGATCCAAGAAAGAATTTTTGATGAAATGATGATGATAGTGGTGGTGTGTGGTGATGGCTCAAAAGGGAGGAGAGGGGACGAGAAGTTGCAAATAAAAATTAGGTttaatgaaatgaaatgaaatttggaaatgaaattgtaaaaTGACAAAAAAAGCAAGGCACTCCCCCCTTCATGGGGTTCAGCCGATTTAGGGTAGGGTGGGACCCATACATTTTTATAAATTGAATAATTGCATTTAGCCCGAACGACCGAAAcgagaaaacgctactacgcgattaaatcttcggagagataacatatacgcgacaaataaaatatataaacactatatatattcatatgacataaaatatcatatttaaaataattaggattcgaAAATCTCAGAAGTCTGACCGTTGGTTCGAAAACCGaagagattcgccggatagaaatctacgacacgtagaaacgtacaactttaaatatgaatacaaatattcacttaacacataataattaatatattattacaaaaataataatataggtcatagaaatggcatggcacgaataacaattaacaggcgttaaataataaatggtaaaagataacggaaaaaagtagggtcgtgacagtaccttcccgttacagtaatttcgtcccgaaatttaagcaggtgcaggggttgaatcGCCatttgagaacaaatgcgggtacttctgcatcatctgatcttcacggtcccaagtgaactcgggccccgtctagcattccatctaactcgaacgatAGGAATCTTACTTTGCTTGAGTTTCTTAACCTcccgatccataatctcgacatgttcctcgataaaatggagttgtttatcaatatgaagttcatcaagaggaatggtttcatcggtctcagccaaacacttcttcaaattagatATATGAAAAACTTCATGAACAGcgctaagctcttgtggcaatttcaaacgataagccacgggtccaattctTTCAACAATCTCAAACGGACCAACATattgaggattcaactttcccctcttaccaaaacgtaccacacctttccaaggtgataccttcaacatgacatgatcaccaacttgaaaatctaaaggtttccttctaacatcggcataactcttttgccgactcctggacgttttcaacctttctttaatttgtacaatcttctcggtagtctcatgaataatttctgggcacgtgagttgagcatccccaacctcattccaacagataggagacctacactttctaccatatagtgcctcaaatggtgcggctttaatgcttgcatgatagctgttattatacgaaaattcagccaatggcaaatatctatcccaaccattaccgaaatcaataacacacgcacgCAACATgtattccaacgtttgaatggtcctttcactctgaccatcggtTTGTGAAAAATAAgtagtgctcatatccaatttggttcccaaagcttcctgtaaagattgccaaaacctcgatgtaaatcgactgtctcggtctgaaataatggatacatgaacaccatgtcttgaaatgATTTCTTTGAAAtataaacgagtaagcttctccatcgaatcagtTTCTTTTATCGACAAGAAATGAGCTAATTTTGTgagtctatcaacaataacccaaatagtatgataaccacccacaactctcggtaacttcgtaataaaatccattgcaataccttcccactttcactcgagaatttcaggttgcactaaaagtccggacggcttctgatgttcagctttgactttagcatAGGTCAAACaattagccacataagtagccacatcaaccTTCAAATCAGGCCACCAATACAACACTttgagatcatgatacatcttccccgaaccagggtgaatagagtatctagacttatgagcttcatctaaaacaagttgtcttaAGTCACCAAATTTTGGAACCCCAAGACGTCCCACAAAATACCGAGTACCTCCTGTTCATACCTCAAATTGTTTACTCAAGCCTTTGATCTTTTCGTTTACaacattttcctccttcaaggcttcttgttgtgcttcaagAATCTGTCTTGCGAGGGTTGTTcgtattgtcatattcaaggctcgaaacctacgaggttcaattcTCTCTTTTCAATTTAAGGCATCATCCACATCATTGGCTTTTCTAGGATGATAAAGGAGtccacaatcataatcgttcaacaattaACCCATCTTTGCTGTCTCATATTGACTGTTTtttatcaaagatatgttgaagactcttgtgatcagtgtacactg of the Rutidosis leptorrhynchoides isolate AG116_Rl617_1_P2 chromosome 5, CSIRO_AGI_Rlap_v1, whole genome shotgun sequence genome contains:
- the LOC139849504 gene encoding uncharacterized protein, whose translation is MSSRESNEARMQRLISEGIAAAMAVNVNANVNANANNQVGCSHKTFMASLPQEFSGTEGPIGLTRWFEKIESIFRVSRVCEEDKDDHPLSSSGELEKLETKLKNLKMKGTDINAYDQRFFELKLLCPNAYPDEDCKIEAYIDELFEQIETGIESSEPQTIEAAISMAYKLNDKILRRGKKSACSKQGHIAKDCKVIMPDTAPPAASSGNNGGNGNGKSKKGGGTQKVCYECGKPGHFRDTCPNKKTTENASGRAFNINSRDAMEDPKLVTGTFLVNDLSVYVLFNLGTDLSFVSSKFSPKIKTPLTPLNRTYLVEVANGKVLTAKSVYGKCNINLAGRDFEVDLIPIDLGSFDVVIGIDWFPL